The following DNA comes from Microbacterium terregens.
AGCGGCGAGGACCGGCTTCGCATCGTCTTCCTGTACCTGCGCGGGGCGGCCGGCGTGTACTACCTCTTCGGCCAGGAGTCCGGCGCCGATGACCTCATCGCCGGCCTGGGCGGCGTCGACGTCGCCGGTGAGCTGGGCTGGAGGGGCATGCAGCCGCTCACCGACGAGGCGATGCTCGCCGCCGATCCCGACCTCATCCTCGTCATGACCGGAGGACTGGACTCCGTCGGCGGGGTGGACGCACTTCTGGAATCCAAGCCCGCGATCGCGTTGACCCGCGCCGGCGAGCGCCGCCGCATCGTCGACATGGCCGACGGCCAGATCCTCTCGTTCGGGCCGCGATCGGCTTCGGTGCTGGACGCACTCGCCCGGGCGGTCTACGCCCCGGCGGCAGGCTCATGACGCGGGCGCCGGCGTTCTGGACCGCAGCGACCCCGCGTCTGGTGGTCTGCGTCGTCGTCGCCGTGCTCCTCGTCGTGGGCATCCTCCTCTCCACGGGTCTCGGCCAACTGCCGATCGGGCCCCGTGAGGTCATCGGCTCCGTCCTGCGTGCGCTGGGGATCGACAACGCGTGGGCCCCCGATCAGCGGCTCATCGAACAGACGCTGTGGCAGATCCGGTTCCCGCGCGTGGTCATGTCCCTCCTCGTGGGAGGCCTGCTCGCCGTCGCGGGAGCGGTCATGCAGGCGATCTTCGGCAACCCGCTCGCCGAGCCCGGCGTCGTGGGCGTGTCATCCGGTGCGGCCCTGGGTGCGGCCGCCGCGATCACGCTGGGCGTCACCTCCCTGGGGTCGTGGTCCACGGCCGCGTTCGCCTTCGCCGGCGGGCTCGCGGCGACGCTGGTCGTGTATGCCACCTCCCGCGCTCAGGGGCGCACCGAGTCGGTCACGCTGATCCTCACCGGCATCGCGGTCAATGCGTTCGCGGGGGCTCTGCTCGCCCTGCTGATGTTCGCCGGCGACACCGCCTCGCGCGAGCAGATCGTGTTCTGGCAGCTGGGGTCGATGAACGGCTCCCGCTGGATGGAAGTGCTGCTCGTGGCGATCGTGGGACTCGTCGCGACCGTCCTCACCGTCGTACTCGCGCGCCGATACGACCTGCTCGCCCTCGGCGACCGGACCGCCGCGCACCTGGGCGTCCGTGTCGAACGGCTGCGACTCGTCTCGATCGTCCTCGTCGCGCTGCTGACCGGCGTCGCCGTCGCGTTCGTCGGGATCATCGCGTTCGTCGGGCTCGTCGTCCCACACATCATGCGGATGCTGGTCGGCCCCGCCAACCGCCCCCTCATCCTGCTGTCATTCCTCGGCGGTGCCACGGTCCTCGTCTACGCGGACCTGCTCGCCCGGACACTCGTGCCCTCCGCAGACCTGCCGATCGGCATCCTCACCGCACTCGTCGGCGGTCCCTTCTTCTACTGGCTCATCCGGCGCAATCGACGGGGAGCCGGAGGATGGGCGTGAGTCGCGCGGCGTTCGCTGTCCACGGCGTCGGCTACGCCGTCGGCGACGCGCGCATCCTCGAGGACGTCACACTCCGGATCCGCTACGGGCGCCTTCTGGCTCTCGTCGGCCCCAACGGTGCGGGCAAGTCGAGTCTGCTCGGCGTCCTGACCGGCGATCGACGCGCCACGGCCGGCCGGGTGCTGCTGGACGACCGCCCGCTCGCCGACTGGGCCCCCCGTCGCCTGAGCCGGATGCGCGCCGTCCTCACGCAGTCCAACCAGGTCGCCTTCTCCTTCACCGCCCGCGAGGTCGTGGAGATGGGCCGGGCGCCCTGGATCGGGACCGATCGCGCCGGGGCTGACGCCGCGATCATCGCGCTGTCGCTGGCACAGGCCGACGTCGCACGCCTGGCGGGGCGCACCTACCCCTCGCTGTCGGGGGGAGAGAAGGCTCGCGTGTCGCTCGCGCGCGTGCTCGCGCAGGACACTCCGATCGTGCTGCTGGATGAACCGACGGCGGCACTGGACCTGCGTCACCAAGAGGACGTTCTGCGCATCGCCCGTGATCTGGCGCGGGCGGGTCGCGCGGTCGTCGTCGTGCTCCATGACCTCTCGCTCGCCGGCGCGTACGCCGACGACATCGCGATGATGCACCACGGCCGCATCGTCGCGCACGGCTCGCCCGAGGCGGTCCTCACCGAGCAGCGCGTCGCCGCGGTGTACGACACGCCCGTGCGGGTGCTCCGCGATCCTGACACGGGCCGGCCCATCGTCCTCCCGCGCCGCTGAGCCGGTACAGCGCGTTCACGGCGGGGTCACAGGTACTAGTAAGGTAAGCCTAAGCTAACTACCCGCGCCGATTGCGTGCACCCCGACCCGTGGAGGACGACACCGTGAGAAGAAACCGAAAGGCGTCGCTCCGGCAGGCGCTGGCGACCGTGCTGACCGGCGCGCTCATCGCGACGGCGGCACTCGTCGGCGTGGCCGCGCCCGCGCAGGCTGCCGGAGCGGACGCCGCGGCGTCGGCGCTCTCGTGGGGATTCAAATCCAGCTGGCGCAGCTACGTCGCCAACTTCGGCGGGACCGCGACCGCCTCCGGCGGGGCGATGTCGAACGACAGCGGCTACACCTGGTCCCCTGCGGCCGCCAGCTTCGACCCGGGCGCTGCCGAGGGCTCGGTCCAGTTCGGCGGGAGCGTGCAGTTCGCCGTTCCCTCGCACGGCATCGACATCGCGGTCACCGACCCGCGGGTGGACTTCGCGGGAGGCGCGGGCAGCGTGTACTGGTCGGCCGGCAGCGGCGGCGCCGTAGTTCTCGGCGCGACGATCTCCTCCGTCTCGGTCAGCACGCCGACGACCGGAGCGGAATCCACGGTGACGCTCACCGGGTCCGGCGTAGCCTTCACCGCTGACGGGGCCGCGGCCTTCGGAGGCTCCTACGCCGCCGGCGACGCGATGGACGACCTGGGCTTCTCGCTCACTTACGACGCCCCCGTCGCCGCGCCGACCGGGACATCGACCTCGCTCTCCGTCGCACCCGCCGGCGCATCCGTCGCCGGCGCCGAGATCCTGTTGACCGCGACGGTGGCCCCGGCCGCCGCAGGGTCGGTCACGTTCTTCGACTCGGGCAGCCCGCTGGGGGCGCCGGTGGTGGTCACCGCCGGCACCGCGACGTTCGCCGTCCACCCGGCCACGGCGGCCGCTCACGGGTTCAGTGCGACGTTCGCCCCGACGGATGCCGCGGCCTTCACCGGTTCGGCGTCCGCAACCGTCCCGCACACCGTGACGGCTGAGCCGGCGCAGCCCGGGCAGCCGGTCCTCGACCCGTCGATCGCGGTGTTCCTCGCCGACGGTGTGACGCCGTACACCGGGCAGCCGGTGTACACGGACGACGCGCTCGTGGTCCGTGGGAGCGGATTCGACCCCACCGCGAACGTCGGCGGTCGCGGGGTCCCCATCCCGAACACCCTGCCACAGGGCACCTACGTCGTCCTGGGCTCCTTCCTGGATGCGTGGAAGCCCTCGGCATCGGCCGCCAGCGGCACGCGCAAGGTGGTCTCGCAGGTGTGGGCGCTCGCCGAATCCGTGCTCGACCAGGTGCCCGTTCAGTACCAGGGCGCGATCCGCGCGCAGTGGACCGAACTGTCGGAGGACGGCGCGTTCTCGGCGACGCTCACGGCGCAGGACTTCGCATCGGGCCTCGCCGACGGCAACTGGGGCGTGTACACGTACGGCGCCGGCGGTGTCTCGAACGCGACTCAGGAACGGTCGGTCGCAGTGGACTACGTGGGGGATCGTCCCGGCGCCGGTGCGGCGATCCGCCTGAACGCCGACTCGGTCCCGCAGGGCGGTGCCCTCACCGTCGATGGCGTGGGATTCCCCGCCGGTCAGACCGTGACGGTGACGATGAACTCGGAGCCGATCACGCTGGGCGCGGCTGCCGCGGACGACAGCGGGGCGTTCAGCGTCACGGGGTCGATCCCCGCGTCATTCGCACCGGGCGTGCACACCGTGGTCGCCACGGCGGGAGATCTCAGCGCGTCGGCTCCGGTGACCGTCACTGCGACGGCGATCGTGCCCGTCCCACCTGCGCCGGCGGCATCGGCCGAACCGGCGTGCGTCGCGCGCGCCGTCTCGGGCGCGAGCATCGAGTGGGGCGTGAAGCAGAGCTTCCGCGACTACATCGCGGGCGGCATCGCGAAGGGCTCGTTCTTGGGCGGCTGGGGCTCCGGCTCCGGTTCATACAACACGCAGGACGACCGCGGCCGCGTGAGCTTCGGCGGGTCCATGTCCTTCACCGGACACGGGGGAACGCTCGACATCACGATCTCCAACCCG
Coding sequences within:
- a CDS encoding heme ABC transporter ATP-binding protein — protein: MSRAAFAVHGVGYAVGDARILEDVTLRIRYGRLLALVGPNGAGKSSLLGVLTGDRRATAGRVLLDDRPLADWAPRRLSRMRAVLTQSNQVAFSFTAREVVEMGRAPWIGTDRAGADAAIIALSLAQADVARLAGRTYPSLSGGEKARVSLARVLAQDTPIVLLDEPTAALDLRHQEDVLRIARDLARAGRAVVVVLHDLSLAGAYADDIAMMHHGRIVAHGSPEAVLTEQRVAAVYDTPVRVLRDPDTGRPIVLPRR
- a CDS encoding HtaA domain-containing protein, which codes for MRRNRKASLRQALATVLTGALIATAALVGVAAPAQAAGADAAASALSWGFKSSWRSYVANFGGTATASGGAMSNDSGYTWSPAAASFDPGAAEGSVQFGGSVQFAVPSHGIDIAVTDPRVDFAGGAGSVYWSAGSGGAVVLGATISSVSVSTPTTGAESTVTLTGSGVAFTADGAAAFGGSYAAGDAMDDLGFSLTYDAPVAAPTGTSTSLSVAPAGASVAGAEILLTATVAPAAAGSVTFFDSGSPLGAPVVVTAGTATFAVHPATAAAHGFSATFAPTDAAAFTGSASATVPHTVTAEPAQPGQPVLDPSIAVFLADGVTPYTGQPVYTDDALVVRGSGFDPTANVGGRGVPIPNTLPQGTYVVLGSFLDAWKPSASAASGTRKVVSQVWALAESVLDQVPVQYQGAIRAQWTELSEDGAFSATLTAQDFASGLADGNWGVYTYGAGGVSNATQERSVAVDYVGDRPGAGAAIRLNADSVPQGGALTVDGVGFPAGQTVTVTMNSEPITLGAAAADDSGAFSVTGSIPASFAPGVHTVVATAGDLSASAPVTVTATAIVPVPPAPAASAEPACVARAVSGASIEWGVKQSFRDYIAGGIAKGSFLGGWGSGSGSYNTQDDRGRVSFGGSMSFTGHGGTLDITISNPRIQVHSANSASLIVGVQSTAYNGSPGIESSSVVFATLSLPAAAETGSRIGWNNAAATLTAAGADAFAGFYTAGTALDPVTFSFPLGAEVPCDAATSAALAATGGEAPVDALWLGVGMLVLGAGVYVMRRRTARV
- a CDS encoding iron ABC transporter permease; the encoded protein is MTRAPAFWTAATPRLVVCVVVAVLLVVGILLSTGLGQLPIGPREVIGSVLRALGIDNAWAPDQRLIEQTLWQIRFPRVVMSLLVGGLLAVAGAVMQAIFGNPLAEPGVVGVSSGAALGAAAAITLGVTSLGSWSTAAFAFAGGLAATLVVYATSRAQGRTESVTLILTGIAVNAFAGALLALLMFAGDTASREQIVFWQLGSMNGSRWMEVLLVAIVGLVATVLTVVLARRYDLLALGDRTAAHLGVRVERLRLVSIVLVALLTGVAVAFVGIIAFVGLVVPHIMRMLVGPANRPLILLSFLGGATVLVYADLLARTLVPSADLPIGILTALVGGPFFYWLIRRNRRGAGGWA